The Sporomusa termitida genome has a window encoding:
- the truA gene encoding tRNA pseudouridine(38-40) synthase TruA has translation MRNIKLILAYDGTAYHGYQRQANAAMTIQQVVEERLSPIFCQPIKLNGAARTDAGVHAYGQVVSFITTGTIPAERIAMAAKAVLPPDIVIVGASEEPMDFHARRSAQSKIYRYRILNTRPPNPFERNYTWHCIAKLDTALMHQAAQAVVGTHDFSAFRATGGAPVSPVRTMLSVSCREMGSAIIEFEFWGTGFLYHMVRNLVGTLVKVGQHRLTPADFAGILAGRDRRAAGMTAPPQGLFLVEVRY, from the coding sequence ATGAGAAATATTAAACTGATACTGGCCTATGATGGAACTGCCTACCATGGTTATCAACGTCAGGCCAACGCCGCAATGACCATTCAGCAGGTGGTGGAAGAACGGCTGAGTCCAATATTTTGTCAGCCCATTAAACTTAACGGCGCTGCCCGTACCGATGCCGGGGTGCATGCCTATGGTCAGGTTGTCAGCTTTATTACGACCGGGACAATACCGGCAGAACGTATTGCGATGGCGGCCAAAGCCGTGCTGCCGCCAGATATTGTTATTGTCGGCGCCAGCGAAGAGCCTATGGACTTCCATGCCCGCCGTTCAGCCCAGAGTAAAATCTACCGCTACCGGATTTTAAATACCCGTCCCCCTAATCCATTTGAGCGCAACTATACATGGCATTGTATTGCCAAGCTTGACACGGCCTTGATGCACCAGGCGGCCCAGGCTGTTGTCGGCACCCATGACTTTTCTGCTTTCCGCGCCACCGGCGGGGCGCCGGTCAGCCCTGTGCGGACAATGCTGTCGGTCTCGTGCCGGGAAATGGGCAGCGCCATTATTGAGTTTGAGTTTTGGGGAACAGGCTTCTTATACCATATGGTGCGAAACCTGGTGGGGACACTGGTTAAAGTCGGGCAGCACCGGCTGACACCGGCGGATTTTGCCGGTATACTGGCTGGACGTGACCGCCGTGCCGCCGGGATGACCGCACCGCCGCAAGGCTTATTTCTGGTTGAAGTAAGGTATTAA
- the rplM gene encoding 50S ribosomal protein L13, with protein sequence MKTFMANPADIKRKWYVVDAEGQTLGRLAVEVAKVLRGKNKPIYTPHVDTGDHVIVVNADKIVLTGKKLEQKTYFRHSGYPGGTTFTPAGKMLADKPQRVIELAVKGMLPKNSLGRQMYRKLNVYAGANHPHSAQQPEVLELNIR encoded by the coding sequence ATGAAAACTTTTATGGCAAACCCGGCCGACATTAAGCGCAAGTGGTATGTCGTGGATGCTGAGGGCCAAACCCTTGGTAGATTGGCCGTTGAAGTCGCGAAAGTTCTTCGCGGCAAAAATAAACCGATTTATACCCCCCATGTTGATACCGGTGACCATGTAATTGTGGTTAACGCTGATAAAATTGTATTAACTGGCAAGAAGCTGGAACAAAAGACTTATTTCCGTCATTCCGGCTATCCGGGCGGCACGACCTTTACCCCGGCCGGCAAAATGCTGGCCGACAAGCCTCAGCGCGTTATTGAGCTGGCTGTTAAAGGCATGCTTCCCAAGAACAGCCTTGGCCGTCAAATGTACCGTAAACTGAATGTTTACGCTGGTGCTAACCATCCGCATTCCGCGCAGCAGCCGGAAGTGCTGGAACTTAATATTAGGTAA
- the rpsI gene encoding 30S ribosomal protein S9 encodes MALVTYYGTGRRKTSVARVRLVPGEGKIIVNNRQLNEYFGLKTLELIVTQPLNITDTVGKYDVLAKVEGGGVSGQAGAVRHGISRALLKVDGEFRPALKKAGLLTRDPREKERRKYGLKKARKASQFSKR; translated from the coding sequence ATGGCATTGGTTACTTACTACGGCACAGGTCGCAGAAAAACCTCGGTTGCCAGAGTTCGTCTGGTTCCGGGTGAAGGCAAGATCATCGTTAACAATCGTCAGCTTAACGAGTATTTCGGATTGAAAACCCTTGAGCTGATTGTGACTCAACCGCTTAACATTACCGACACTGTCGGCAAATATGATGTTCTGGCAAAAGTTGAGGGCGGTGGTGTATCCGGCCAGGCTGGTGCAGTCCGTCATGGCATTTCCCGCGCACTCTTAAAAGTTGACGGTGAATTCCGTCCGGCGCTTAAGAAAGCAGGTCTCTTAACCCGTGATCCGCGCGAAAAAGAGCGTCGTAAATACGGCCTCAAGAAAGCCCGTAAAGCCTCCCAGTTCTCGAAACGTTAA
- a CDS encoding Bug family tripartite tricarboxylate transporter substrate binding protein, translated as MEKVAIPVQKYPERPINVIVAASAGGGMDLTARSLEKFAIKHLGQPLVIINKPGGSGTIGWNELAGSNSDGYTVGIVAIDIVLSSLYDSSKYYYLGALGPIAQVTSVPLLLAVQADQPWHTLNDLVKYSKDHSAQLKFGNVGVGSFPHILIEMLNREAGINIEQVPFSGGGETVPALLGGHVQLILVNPVSIKEHVKNGTVRILAVTGEPRITDPVFSHVPTFKEQGFDITINNWHGIAVPKETPVAIKNRLAEGLKAIINDPEFKANMERVGNQVEYLGPQESTDRWIADKQKLEKALQESGILEQIKAQKR; from the coding sequence GTGGAAAAAGTAGCAATACCTGTTCAAAAATATCCCGAGAGGCCTATTAATGTAATCGTTGCCGCCAGCGCTGGCGGCGGTATGGATTTGACAGCACGGTCATTAGAAAAATTCGCAATTAAGCATTTGGGACAACCCTTGGTTATTATTAATAAGCCCGGTGGCTCAGGCACGATTGGCTGGAATGAACTGGCGGGATCAAACTCAGATGGATATACTGTTGGTATAGTTGCCATTGATATAGTATTATCATCGCTTTATGATTCAAGCAAGTATTATTACTTAGGTGCACTAGGCCCGATAGCCCAAGTAACGTCAGTCCCCCTGTTGCTAGCAGTACAGGCCGATCAACCATGGCATACGCTGAATGACTTGGTTAAATATTCCAAAGATCATTCAGCGCAATTAAAATTTGGGAATGTAGGCGTGGGATCATTTCCGCATATACTTATAGAAATGCTTAATCGTGAGGCCGGAATTAATATTGAGCAAGTACCTTTTTCCGGCGGGGGTGAGACGGTACCCGCATTATTAGGTGGTCATGTTCAACTTATCTTGGTTAATCCCGTATCCATCAAAGAGCATGTAAAAAATGGTACGGTAAGAATCTTGGCCGTAACGGGTGAACCCCGCATAACTGACCCGGTATTTTCCCATGTGCCAACTTTTAAGGAACAAGGTTTTGACATCACTATAAATAACTGGCATGGAATCGCAGTTCCCAAAGAGACGCCGGTCGCGATAAAAAATAGGCTGGCAGAAGGGTTAAAGGCTATCATAAATGACCCCGAATTTAAGGCGAATATGGAGAGGGTCGGAAATCAGGTCGAATATTTAGGCCCCCAAGAGTCAACAGATAGATGGATTGCTGATAAACAAAAGCTTGAGAAAGCATTGCAAGAAAGCGGTATATTGGAGCAGATTAAGGCTCAGAAAAGATAA
- a CDS encoding Bug family tripartite tricarboxylate transporter substrate binding protein, translating into MPIIIGGCGEVEKVAIPAQKFPDKPITVIVPFSPGGGLDLTIRSLEKFAFKHLGQPLAIINKPGSAGALGWNELAGSPPDGYTIGATSGEMLLLSLYGSGKYNYITALSPLAQIASVPMLLAVQADQPYQTLNDLVEYAKKHPKQLKFGNGGMGSLSHVLLEMLNHGAGITIEQVPFSGGGETIPALLGGHVQLIFINPVPIKEHVKSGKVKILAVTGEQRIADPVFAHVPTFKEQGFDITINNWQGIAVPKETPVAIKNKLAEGFKAIINDPEFKENMEKFGNQIEYLGPQESTDKWIDDKQKLEKTLQESGILEQIKTQKK; encoded by the coding sequence ATGCCTATCATAATAGGAGGCTGTGGCGAGGTGGAAAAAGTAGCAATACCTGCTCAAAAGTTTCCTGATAAGCCTATTACTGTAATTGTTCCTTTTAGCCCTGGCGGAGGTTTGGATTTGACGATACGTTCATTAGAAAAATTCGCTTTTAAGCATTTAGGACAACCATTAGCCATTATTAATAAGCCAGGTAGTGCCGGAGCTCTTGGCTGGAACGAACTGGCGGGATCACCTCCAGATGGATATACCATAGGTGCGACTTCGGGTGAAATGCTGTTATTATCCCTCTACGGTTCAGGTAAATACAATTACATAACAGCATTAAGCCCGTTAGCACAAATAGCATCAGTGCCGATGCTGCTGGCAGTCCAGGCAGACCAGCCATATCAAACACTGAACGACTTAGTTGAATATGCCAAAAAACACCCAAAGCAATTAAAGTTTGGCAATGGAGGCATGGGATCATTATCTCATGTGCTGTTAGAAATGCTTAATCATGGTGCTGGCATTACTATTGAGCAGGTTCCTTTTTCCGGCGGCGGTGAGACGATACCCGCATTACTTGGAGGACATGTTCAGCTTATATTTATTAACCCTGTACCAATCAAAGAACATGTGAAAAGTGGTAAAGTGAAAATTTTGGCCGTCACTGGCGAGCAGCGTATAGCAGACCCCGTGTTTGCCCATGTTCCCACCTTTAAGGAACAAGGCTTCGACATTACTATAAACAACTGGCAAGGAATTGCAGTCCCAAAAGAAACGCCGGTTGCGATAAAAAATAAGCTGGCAGAAGGTTTCAAGGCTATCATAAATGATCCTGAATTTAAGGAAAATATGGAGAAGTTCGGAAATCAGATCGAATATCTAGGACCCCAAGAGTCAACAGATAAATGGATTGATGATAAACAAAAGCTAGAGAAAACATTGCAAGAAAGCGGTATATTGGAGCAGATTAAAACCCAGAAAAAATAA
- a CDS encoding Bug family tripartite tricarboxylate transporter substrate binding protein, which translates to MGGCGEVEVVALPVQKYPEKPITVIVPYNAGGGLDLTARSLEKLAIKHLGQPLTIINKPGGAGAIGWNEVAAAPTDGYTTGATASELLLLSLYESGKYNYITALSPLAQVTAVPMLLAVQADQPWQTLSDMVEYAKKHPGKLKFGNNGSGSFPHILCEMLNHDAGIQIEQVPFSGAGETIPALLGGHIQLAFVSPVPIKEHVKSGKVKILAVTGKQRMDDPLFAQVPTLKELGIDITIDNWHGIAVPKETPVAVKNKLAEGLKAIINDPEFKENMERVGNKVEYLGPQESTDKWIDDSQKLQKTLQESGILEQIKKQKK; encoded by the coding sequence ATAGGGGGGTGTGGCGAGGTAGAGGTAGTCGCGTTACCTGTTCAAAAATATCCCGAGAAGCCTATTACTGTAATTGTTCCCTACAATGCCGGGGGCGGTCTGGACCTGACAGCAAGGTCATTGGAAAAATTGGCTATTAAGCATTTAGGACAACCATTGACCATTATTAATAAGCCCGGGGGCGCTGGTGCCATTGGCTGGAATGAGGTAGCGGCCGCGCCGACTGATGGCTACACCACTGGCGCAACTGCGAGTGAATTGTTATTATTATCGCTATATGAGTCAGGTAAATACAATTATATAACCGCATTAAGCCCGCTTGCGCAGGTAACCGCAGTACCAATGCTGCTGGCGGTACAAGCCGATCAACCCTGGCAAACACTGAGCGACATGGTTGAGTATGCCAAAAAACACCCTGGGAAGCTAAAGTTTGGGAACAACGGCAGCGGATCATTTCCGCATATACTGTGTGAGATGCTTAATCATGACGCCGGAATTCAAATTGAGCAGGTTCCCTTCTCCGGTGCGGGTGAGACAATACCCGCATTGCTAGGTGGTCACATTCAGCTTGCTTTTGTTAGTCCTGTGCCTATCAAAGAGCATGTAAAAAGTGGCAAGGTAAAAATCCTGGCCGTGACCGGTAAGCAGCGTATGGATGATCCCTTGTTTGCTCAGGTACCAACCTTAAAAGAGCTAGGCATTGACATCACTATCGACAATTGGCATGGAATCGCAGTTCCCAAGGAAACGCCGGTTGCGGTTAAAAATAAGCTGGCAGAGGGGTTAAAGGCTATTATAAATGACCCTGAATTTAAGGAGAATATGGAGAGGGTCGGAAATAAGGTAGAATATCTGGGCCCCCAAGAGTCAACAGATAAATGGATTGACGATAGCCAAAAGCTCCAGAAAACATTGCAAGAAAGCGGTATATTGGAGCAGATTAAAAAACAGAAAAAATAA
- the recA gene encoding recombinase RecA has protein sequence MADKTKDFEKNREMDKFKALENAMRQIEKDFGAGAIMKLGEAAAKMQVEIIPTGSLPLDIALGVGGVPRGRVVEVFGPESSGKTTVALHIIAEAQKLDGIAAFIDAEHALDPSYAKKIGVDIDNLLISQPDNGEQALDIAEALVRSAAVDIIVIDSVAALVPKNEIDGDMGDSHVGLHARLMSQALRKLTGIISKSRTSVIFINQIREKVGVMFGNPEVTTGGRALKFYASVRLDVRKKESLKQGNDVVGSRTKVKVVKNKIAPPFKQAEFDIMYGEGISRVGSLIDLGVELDIIDKSGAWFSYQSQRLGQGRENVKATLKENAEIANQIEQAIKDKIAGGTAVPIVVSSSADGIEEEYEDVPFSLAAEA, from the coding sequence ATGGCTGATAAAACAAAGGACTTTGAAAAGAACCGGGAAATGGATAAGTTTAAGGCATTGGAAAATGCAATGCGCCAAATTGAAAAAGACTTTGGTGCAGGTGCTATTATGAAGCTTGGGGAAGCTGCCGCAAAAATGCAGGTTGAGATTATCCCTACAGGCTCGTTACCGCTAGACATCGCTCTCGGGGTAGGCGGGGTACCGCGTGGCCGGGTTGTGGAGGTATTCGGCCCAGAGTCGTCCGGTAAAACGACAGTAGCCCTGCATATTATTGCTGAGGCGCAAAAATTAGATGGGATTGCCGCCTTTATTGACGCTGAGCATGCCCTTGATCCCAGCTATGCAAAGAAGATCGGTGTTGATATAGACAACTTGCTAATTTCTCAGCCAGATAACGGTGAGCAGGCTTTAGATATTGCTGAGGCGCTGGTACGCAGTGCAGCTGTTGACATTATTGTTATTGACTCTGTGGCGGCCCTGGTGCCTAAGAATGAGATTGACGGTGACATGGGAGACTCGCATGTTGGCCTGCATGCCAGACTGATGTCACAGGCATTGCGTAAACTTACCGGTATTATTAGTAAATCGCGCACTAGCGTTATTTTTATTAATCAAATCCGGGAAAAGGTCGGTGTCATGTTTGGCAATCCGGAAGTAACTACCGGCGGTAGAGCCTTGAAGTTCTACGCATCGGTTCGTCTCGATGTGCGCAAAAAAGAGAGTTTGAAGCAAGGTAATGATGTTGTGGGCTCGCGTACCAAAGTTAAGGTTGTAAAGAATAAAATAGCTCCACCATTTAAGCAGGCTGAATTTGATATTATGTACGGAGAAGGTATCTCACGGGTTGGCAGTTTAATTGATTTAGGTGTCGAATTGGATATTATCGATAAAAGCGGTGCATGGTTCTCGTATCAGAGTCAGCGACTCGGTCAGGGCAGAGAAAATGTAAAAGCAACGCTAAAAGAAAATGCTGAAATTGCCAATCAAATCGAGCAGGCTATCAAAGATAAAATTGCGGGCGGCACCGCGGTGCCTATTGTGGTATCTTCGTCTGCTGATGGTATTGAGGAAGAATATGAAGACGTTCCGTTCAGCCTGGCGGCGGAGGCGTAG
- the rpoZ gene encoding DNA-directed RNA polymerase subunit omega, translating into MINPPLEVLLDKVGDKYTLSVLAAKRARQIIQCGEILVDGKPLKPVSVALKEIASGRITFERTKVGIK; encoded by the coding sequence ATGATTAATCCACCATTAGAGGTCCTGTTAGACAAGGTTGGTGACAAATATACTCTTTCTGTTTTAGCGGCCAAACGCGCTCGGCAAATAATACAATGCGGCGAAATCTTAGTAGATGGAAAACCGCTAAAACCAGTTAGCGTTGCTTTAAAGGAAATAGCTTCAGGGAGAATCACTTTTGAGCGAACTAAAGTGGGTATTAAATAA
- a CDS encoding transglycosylase domain-containing protein: MVNGKRVRLGRLLALLLIIFAITFWWAGGDLMLRSVIPKTPVLPSAAGVVVSEAVSVWERVHRIIFLKKAVDAALDKKSYVSLNDTPLALQQAIIAVEDNRFYQHVGFDIEGIVRATLVNVQTGSYSEGGSTITQQLIKNLFLTQERTLSRKLEEFVLAIDIELCYSKEEILEMYLNSIYFGSGAYGVGEAATIYFGKQPFHLNLAECALLAGLPNSPSLTSPYVDFAAAKQRQAVVLAAMARNGYIGPVQAQEAKLTPILLAQ; the protein is encoded by the coding sequence CCCTATTGCTCATTATTTTTGCCATCACGTTTTGGTGGGCCGGCGGCGATTTAATGCTGCGTTCGGTAATTCCCAAAACGCCGGTGCTGCCGTCAGCAGCTGGGGTGGTGGTTTCTGAGGCTGTCAGCGTATGGGAACGAGTCCACCGGATCATATTTCTTAAAAAGGCTGTTGATGCTGCCTTAGACAAAAAAAGCTATGTCAGCCTGAATGATACGCCGCTGGCCTTGCAACAGGCCATTATTGCGGTCGAGGATAATCGTTTTTATCAGCATGTGGGGTTTGATATTGAGGGAATTGTCAGGGCAACCCTGGTCAATGTCCAGACAGGTTCTTATTCTGAAGGTGGCAGCACAATTACTCAGCAGCTTATTAAAAATTTATTCTTGACCCAGGAACGTACCCTGAGCCGTAAGCTGGAAGAGTTTGTCCTGGCCATTGACATTGAGCTGTGTTATTCCAAAGAGGAAATTCTTGAGATGTATCTCAATTCTATTTATTTCGGATCCGGAGCTTATGGAGTTGGTGAAGCCGCGACCATTTATTTTGGCAAACAGCCCTTTCATTTGAATCTGGCCGAATGTGCCCTGCTGGCAGGATTGCCTAATTCCCCCTCACTTACCTCGCCCTATGTTGACTTTGCGGCTGCGAAGCAACGTCAGGCTGTTGTGCTTGCGGCTATGGCCCGCAACGGCTATATCGGCCCTGTTCAGGCGCAGGAAGCTAAATTAACCCCGATATTGTTAGCTCAATAA